In Candidatus Glassbacteria bacterium, a single window of DNA contains:
- a CDS encoding PQQ-binding-like beta-propeller repeat protein: MKLPQYATLAAVPALICALLTAILTISAPPAYSARKKDPGFFEDFDAQWLFYKGNLGRTACKNPLISVPLELAWKNNVARSIGSTPGAGGEFIFISTRDRRIIILERNSGERVQRRTFKGGFGGSVIIDGTKMYFTTRYPDGKVYGTDINTKDDHLERKIGASVVSPIVHHDRIFAFTQLGEVVSMNTEAGFQNWKSELEGNIEHAPLYIDPFLFVPTIRGGVYKLGSSTGRTIAEFKTDGLLLGDLSSDDYFLFTASSDGRVYCLEPDSLKVEWEVDLDQPLFSGPIYAKGYVYLSVRNGKVLKLAALDGSEVWEAELNGIAVAPPTVTDEYVFTGTKSGELAAFDIESGEKLWEKKIDEGISCSPLVYMDYVYYCTDRGTVYAFHAK; the protein is encoded by the coding sequence ATGAAATTACCACAGTATGCAACACTCGCCGCGGTACCAGCGCTGATTTGCGCACTGCTGACAGCCATCCTGACTATCTCCGCTCCCCCCGCATACTCCGCTCGGAAAAAAGACCCGGGGTTCTTTGAAGATTTCGACGCGCAATGGCTGTTTTACAAGGGCAACCTCGGCCGCACCGCCTGCAAGAACCCCCTGATCAGCGTCCCGCTCGAACTGGCCTGGAAAAACAATGTCGCCCGCTCGATCGGCTCCACTCCGGGCGCCGGAGGAGAATTCATCTTCATCAGCACCCGCGACCGCAGGATAATAATTCTTGAGCGCAACTCGGGTGAGCGGGTCCAGCGCCGGACATTCAAGGGCGGATTCGGCGGCTCGGTGATAATCGACGGGACCAAGATGTATTTCACTACCCGCTACCCCGACGGGAAAGTTTACGGCACGGATATCAACACCAAGGACGACCATCTGGAGCGCAAGATCGGCGCCTCGGTAGTCAGCCCGATAGTGCACCACGACCGGATATTCGCCTTTACCCAGCTGGGCGAGGTGGTGAGCATGAACACCGAGGCCGGCTTCCAGAACTGGAAGAGCGAGCTCGAGGGCAATATCGAGCACGCCCCGCTCTATATCGATCCTTTCCTGTTCGTCCCCACGATCCGCGGCGGGGTCTACAAACTCGGCTCCTCCACCGGCCGGACAATCGCCGAGTTTAAAACCGACGGCCTGCTGCTGGGCGATCTCAGCTCGGACGACTACTTCCTGTTCACCGCCAGCTCCGATGGGCGCGTTTACTGCCTGGAGCCGGACAGCCTGAAAGTGGAGTGGGAAGTCGATCTGGATCAGCCGCTGTTCAGTGGTCCGATTTATGCAAAGGGATATGTCTACCTCAGCGTAAGAAACGGCAAGGTGCTGAAGCTGGCTGCGCTTGACGGTTCGGAGGTATGGGAGGCGGAGCTGAATGGAATAGCTGTCGCCCCGCCGACCGTAACCGATGAGTACGTATTTACCGGCACCAAGAGCGGCGAGCTTGCGGCATTCGATATCGAGAGCGGGGAAAAGCTGTGGGAGAAGAAAATCGATGAAGGCATCAGTTGCTCCCCGCTGGTGTACATGGACTATGTCTACTATTGCACGGACAGAGGAACGGTCTATGCGTTTCATGCCAAATAA
- a CDS encoding DUF123 domain-containing protein, protein MGGLAARLNRHLYGPSSGKLHWHIDYLASCATAKEFMAAPAGAVTECSLSEAAGALPGAGVPAAGFGSSDCPCRSHLHFLPSPAWPDIDGLVAWVPPGEG, encoded by the coding sequence ATGGGCGGACTCGCTGCCCGGCTGAACCGTCACCTCTACGGCCCGTCCAGCGGCAAGCTGCACTGGCATATCGATTACCTCGCTTCCTGCGCGACAGCAAAGGAATTCATGGCCGCTCCGGCGGGTGCGGTCACCGAATGCAGCCTCAGCGAGGCCGCAGGCGCTCTGCCGGGAGCCGGGGTTCCGGCAGCGGGTTTCGGCAGTTCTGACTGCCCCTGCCGCAGCCATCTCCATTTTCTGCCATCACCCGCCTGGCCTGATATTGACGGTTTGGTGGCGTGGGTCCCGCCGGGCGAGGGTTGA
- a CDS encoding 23S rRNA (pseudouridine(1915)-N(3))-methyltransferase RlmH — protein sequence MFYRNPVEKFRLLSAQEQAGRGRSDVEIVIVCVGRVRENNLTALCHDYAGRIERCGHAVKVIEVKEEPGGRPDDLVVGRESARLAERIPAGAWTVAMDLRGQVMTSRKFAAGFGRLVERGTRSVCFLIGGPLGLSADLLASCRQRLALSRMTLTHEMARLLLLEQLYRANTIIRGEPYHK from the coding sequence ATGTTCTACAGAAATCCAGTGGAAAAGTTCCGCCTTTTATCAGCGCAGGAACAGGCAGGGCGGGGGAGGAGTGACGTGGAGATCGTTATTGTCTGTGTCGGACGGGTCAGGGAAAACAATCTCACGGCCCTCTGCCATGACTACGCCGGCCGGATCGAACGCTGCGGACACGCGGTTAAAGTTATCGAGGTCAAGGAGGAACCGGGTGGCAGGCCGGATGATCTGGTGGTCGGGCGGGAGAGCGCCAGGCTCGCCGAGAGGATTCCCGCGGGGGCCTGGACCGTGGCCATGGACCTGCGCGGCCAGGTGATGACGTCGCGCAAGTTCGCCGCCGGCTTCGGCAGGCTGGTTGAGCGCGGAACCCGGTCGGTGTGCTTTCTGATCGGCGGTCCGCTGGGTTTGAGCGCTGACCTGCTGGCCTCCTGCCGTCAACGCCTGGCGCTGTCGCGGATGACCCTGACCCACGAGATGGCGCGCCTGCTGCTGCTGGAGCAGCTTTACAGGGCCAATACGATAATCCGCGGAGAGCCGTATCACAAGTAG